One genomic segment of Paenibacillus durus includes these proteins:
- the flhB gene encoding flagellar biosynthesis protein FlhB translates to MAYRYKLDLQLFGGEKTEKATPRKRQDARKKGQVAKSAELSGAMVLLSGVLSLMMFGGFMKERFTALYTDVFMNRLMMEVTKENVLQLMNEYGVQILILLGPMLGITFILALISSVAQVGFMVTGEGVTPKFSKINPIKGFRNIFSMRSLVEMLKSIFKLLVIAYLVFSTLWGQKGDFSSLAHVSAEDVFRFTAKMTLNLGIKIGAALLIMAVLDYMYQRYEHEKSLRMSKQEIKDEFKKMEGDPLIKGKIKERQRRMAMQRMMQEVPNADVIITNPTHFAVALKYDGSKMEAPQIVAKGQDYVALRIRSIAKEHGVMTMENKPLARALFQRAEIGDSVPADLFQAVAEVLAYVYKLKGRTR, encoded by the coding sequence ATGGCATATCGATATAAACTCGACCTCCAGCTCTTCGGCGGAGAAAAGACGGAAAAGGCGACCCCGAGGAAGCGGCAGGACGCCCGCAAAAAAGGCCAAGTTGCCAAAAGCGCTGAACTTTCAGGTGCAATGGTACTATTGTCCGGGGTGCTAAGTCTGATGATGTTCGGCGGATTTATGAAGGAACGGTTTACCGCGCTGTATACAGACGTCTTTATGAACCGTCTCATGATGGAGGTCACTAAAGAAAATGTGCTGCAGCTGATGAACGAATATGGAGTACAAATTCTGATTCTGCTGGGACCGATGCTGGGCATAACCTTCATTTTGGCATTGATCTCCAGTGTAGCACAGGTTGGCTTTATGGTTACCGGAGAGGGTGTCACCCCGAAGTTCAGTAAGATCAATCCGATTAAAGGCTTTAGGAACATTTTTTCCATGCGGTCACTAGTTGAAATGCTCAAATCAATCTTTAAGCTGCTGGTAATCGCATATCTGGTTTTCAGTACATTATGGGGGCAAAAAGGAGATTTTTCGTCCCTGGCGCATGTTAGTGCGGAAGATGTTTTTCGTTTTACTGCAAAGATGACTCTGAATCTCGGAATCAAAATCGGGGCGGCTCTGCTTATTATGGCTGTGCTCGATTATATGTACCAGCGATACGAGCATGAAAAGAGTCTAAGAATGTCCAAGCAGGAAATTAAGGATGAATTCAAAAAAATGGAAGGCGATCCGCTGATTAAAGGGAAAATCAAGGAGCGGCAGCGCCGGATGGCGATGCAGCGGATGATGCAAGAAGTCCCCAATGCAGATGTCATCATTACGAACCCGACCCATTTTGCGGTTGCGCTGAAATATGACGGATCTAAAATGGAGGCGCCTCAGATCGTGGCTAAAGGCCAGGATTATGTCGCTCTTCGAATTAGGTCGATTGCCAAGGAACATGGCGTCATGACGATGGAAAACAAGCCGCTTGCACGGGCGCTCTTCCAAAGGGCGGAAATCGGGGATTCGGTCCCTGCCGATCTGTTCCAGGCGGTAGCCGAAGTGCTCGCTTATGTATATAAGTTGAAGGGCAGAACCAGATAA
- the fliR gene encoding flagellar biosynthetic protein FliR codes for MIDSILRSFPVFLLIFCRITAFFVIVPVFSSRNVPRSFKIGISFFLSLVVFSAKGSGVTVPEDLGIILLVIRESLIGLLLGFIGYLMFMTIQTAGSFIDIQIGFGIANVIDPLTGASSPILGNFKYMIALLLFLGMNGHHYLLDAIVNSYNWVPLDNELLLKMMDGSLAEFLLRSFAQSFMLAFQMSAPLVTALFLTDVGLAFLARTAPSYNVFVIGVPLKIIVGLVLLFILMPALAVLFQSLFNIMFESMRNLLSAMGNSP; via the coding sequence ATGATAGATTCCATTTTACGCAGCTTTCCAGTCTTTTTGCTTATTTTTTGTCGAATTACGGCCTTTTTTGTTATCGTGCCTGTCTTTTCTTCCCGAAACGTACCAAGGTCTTTCAAAATCGGAATTTCCTTCTTTCTATCACTTGTCGTGTTTAGCGCCAAAGGAAGCGGTGTTACGGTTCCGGAAGATCTCGGTATAATTTTACTGGTCATCAGAGAATCTCTGATCGGGCTGCTGCTCGGGTTCATAGGCTATCTGATGTTTATGACCATTCAGACTGCGGGCTCGTTTATTGACATCCAGATTGGCTTCGGCATAGCGAATGTTATCGACCCGCTGACCGGGGCGTCTTCGCCCATACTTGGCAACTTCAAATATATGATTGCCCTGCTGTTGTTTTTAGGGATGAATGGCCATCATTATTTGCTTGATGCTATTGTCAACAGCTATAACTGGGTTCCTCTGGATAATGAGCTGCTGCTTAAAATGATGGACGGAAGTCTGGCGGAGTTTCTTCTCCGTTCGTTCGCGCAGTCGTTTATGCTTGCTTTTCAAATGTCAGCGCCGCTGGTGACCGCGCTGTTTTTGACGGATGTCGGGCTAGCTTTTTTGGCAAGAACTGCGCCGTCATACAATGTGTTCGTTATCGGCGTGCCGCTGAAAATCATTGTCGGCCTCGTGCTGCTGTTTATTCTGATGCCTGCTTTAGCCGTACTTTTTCAAAGCCTGTTCAATATCATGTTCGAATCCATGCGCAATTTGCTGAGTGCAATGGGGAACAGTCCGTAA
- the fliQ gene encoding flagellar biosynthesis protein FliQ, whose product MNTEFIIGLAGQAVYLVLEISAPMLILGLVVGLIISIFQATTQIQEQTLAFVPKIVAVLLALLLFGPWIITKLVDFTTQILGNLHLYIG is encoded by the coding sequence ATCAATACGGAGTTTATTATCGGTCTTGCGGGTCAAGCCGTATATCTCGTGCTTGAGATTAGCGCGCCTATGCTGATCCTGGGTCTGGTCGTCGGGCTGATTATCAGTATTTTTCAAGCGACGACTCAGATTCAAGAACAGACGCTGGCCTTTGTCCCTAAGATCGTTGCTGTGCTGCTGGCACTGCTTTTGTTCGGCCCGTGGATCATAACAAAGCTTGTCGACTTTACTACCCAAATTTTGGGTAATCTCCATTTGTATATCGGATGA
- the fliP gene encoding flagellar type III secretion system pore protein FliP (The bacterial flagellar biogenesis protein FliP forms a type III secretion system (T3SS)-type pore required for flagellar assembly.) — protein sequence MKKKIWLAFLLIGVISFLALRPIYAADPIPNIDIQVGGDGGQTGTSSISILLLITVLSVAPAFLVLMTSFTRIVIVLGFIRTSLGTQQMPPNQVLVGLALFLTLFIMSPTLSTVNQTALQPYIKGQITQTEAMNKAAVPMKQFMFKYTHEKDLLLFMKYNGYTGNNKPATYTDIPLTVLVPSFAMSELKTAFQMGFMIFIPFLIIDMVVASTLMAMGMMMLPPVMISLPFKIMLFVLVDGWYLVVKSLLLSYGS from the coding sequence ATGAAGAAAAAAATATGGTTAGCCTTCCTGCTGATTGGTGTTATCAGTTTTCTGGCTCTGCGTCCGATTTATGCCGCCGATCCTATTCCGAACATTGACATTCAAGTAGGAGGAGACGGCGGTCAAACCGGCACCAGTTCCATTTCCATCCTGCTGCTGATTACGGTTCTTAGCGTGGCTCCGGCTTTTCTGGTTCTGATGACCAGCTTTACCCGGATCGTAATCGTGCTGGGATTTATCCGCACTTCGCTCGGAACGCAGCAGATGCCGCCGAACCAGGTGCTGGTGGGACTCGCTCTTTTTCTGACGCTGTTCATTATGTCACCAACTTTGTCAACAGTGAATCAGACGGCGCTGCAGCCTTACATTAAAGGCCAAATCACGCAGACGGAAGCGATGAACAAGGCCGCCGTTCCGATGAAACAATTCATGTTCAAGTATACGCATGAGAAGGATTTGCTGCTGTTTATGAAATATAACGGCTACACAGGCAATAACAAGCCGGCGACTTACACTGATATTCCACTGACCGTGCTCGTGCCTTCCTTTGCGATGAGTGAATTGAAAACGGCCTTTCAAATGGGCTTTATGATTTTTATTCCTTTTTTAATTATCGATATGGTGGTAGCCAGCACGCTCATGGCGATGGGGATGATGATGCTGCCGCCCGTAATGATCTCGCTGCCCTTTAAAATCATGCTGTTTGTGCTGGTGGACGGTTGGTATCTCGTAGTCAAATCGCTGCTGCTCAGCTACGGCTCGTGA
- a CDS encoding flagellar biosynthetic protein FliO: protein MPLNTEPLGTGNNLLNLLNVIFVLAVIIVIIILLIRFLGRRNQAWMKGRSMRTLGAVGLGPNKSMQVIEIGRSLYLIGVGENVTIVDKITDPEEVALIVSAFEEQSVPGSKFFIPLITRVRERLRGEVPSQEIDLNETSSFYEMLQTKLRSASDREKKMEERLDGEDQKGRQGDL from the coding sequence ATGCCGCTCAACACCGAGCCGCTCGGTACAGGCAATAACCTGCTGAATTTACTCAATGTTATTTTTGTGCTGGCGGTCATCATCGTTATTATAATACTGCTAATCCGGTTTCTGGGGCGGCGCAACCAAGCTTGGATGAAAGGCCGTTCCATGCGCACCTTAGGTGCAGTGGGACTTGGCCCTAACAAGTCGATGCAGGTGATAGAAATTGGGCGCAGTCTCTATTTGATCGGGGTTGGCGAGAACGTAACGATTGTGGATAAAATCACCGATCCCGAAGAAGTAGCGTTAATCGTATCGGCATTCGAGGAGCAGTCTGTGCCGGGCAGCAAGTTCTTTATTCCGCTGATTACCAGGGTTAGAGAAAGGCTGCGCGGGGAAGTTCCGTCTCAGGAAATCGATCTGAACGAGACTTCTTCTTTCTATGAAATGCTGCAGACCAAGCTGCGCTCCGCTTCGGACCGAGAGAAGAAGATGGAGGAACGGCTTGACGGCGAAGATCAAAAGGGCAGGCAGGGGGATTTATGA
- a CDS encoding response regulator: MGNRILIVDDAAFMRMMIRDILSKNGFEVVGEAQDGSQAIEKFKELRPDLITMDITMPEMDGIAALKEIKKVDANAKVIMCSAMGQQAMVIDAIQAGAKDFIVKPFQADRVIEAISKTLGV, from the coding sequence ATGGGTAACCGAATTTTGATCGTGGACGATGCTGCATTTATGAGAATGATGATTCGCGATATTTTATCGAAAAACGGTTTTGAAGTGGTGGGTGAAGCCCAGGACGGTTCCCAGGCGATTGAAAAATTCAAGGAACTGCGTCCCGACCTGATTACCATGGATATTACCATGCCTGAAATGGACGGAATCGCGGCACTGAAAGAAATTAAAAAAGTGGATGCCAACGCCAAAGTCATTATGTGTTCCGCCATGGGTCAGCAGGCTATGGTTATCGACGCAATCCAAGCTGGAGCAAAAGATTTTATCGTTAAGCCATTCCAGGCGGACCGCGTTATCGAAGCCATCAGTAAGACGCTTGGCGTGTAG
- the fliY gene encoding flagellar motor switch phosphatase FliY, with product MTSKDYLSQEEIDALLRQSAESPGSASSEKTVDDYLTPFEQDALGEIGNITFGSAATALSTLLGKKVDITTPQVSIITRSEFEEVFPKPHVAVHVEYVDGFQGINSLVIKIRDAQVIADLMLGGTGEPNEEELNEIHVSAVQEAMNQMMGSSATSMSTIFNRFVNISPPGIDILNMSSGEGVANLPEDETLIRISFRLKIGELIDSTLMQLLPVSFAKDMVMMLVGDSSESTEAPAAAVEAPAPAKPETSQPQPASAAQQPAAQQVPPGQYPGMPEGGHYYPPYGMPSYGMPPQGMPGQQGMPYPQSPPPASQPNRNVNVQPVQFANLSGNTFGNIDENNLNLLMDIPLKVTVELGRTQKQIKDILEMSQGSIIELDKLAGEPVDILVNNKLIAKGEVVVIDENFGVRVTDIVSQWDRVQKLQ from the coding sequence TTGACGAGTAAAGATTATTTATCCCAGGAAGAAATCGACGCACTTTTAAGACAATCGGCGGAAAGCCCGGGAAGCGCATCTTCAGAGAAGACGGTGGATGATTATCTGACCCCGTTTGAGCAGGATGCCTTAGGAGAGATTGGTAATATTACGTTCGGCAGCGCCGCAACAGCGCTTTCGACCCTGCTCGGTAAAAAAGTGGACATCACGACCCCGCAAGTCTCCATTATTACGCGCAGTGAGTTTGAGGAAGTTTTCCCTAAACCTCACGTTGCAGTGCATGTAGAGTATGTAGATGGCTTTCAGGGCATTAACTCGCTCGTGATCAAAATCCGTGATGCCCAGGTTATTGCCGATCTGATGCTGGGTGGTACCGGAGAACCTAATGAAGAAGAACTGAACGAGATACATGTCAGTGCTGTGCAGGAGGCCATGAATCAAATGATGGGCTCCTCCGCCACATCGATGTCGACCATTTTCAACCGGTTCGTTAACATTTCGCCGCCAGGTATCGATATCCTTAACATGTCTAGCGGCGAGGGAGTGGCTAACCTGCCTGAAGACGAGACACTGATTCGTATCTCGTTCCGTCTCAAAATTGGTGAACTGATCGACTCGACCCTTATGCAGCTTCTGCCCGTTTCTTTTGCTAAGGATATGGTGATGATGCTGGTTGGAGACTCCTCGGAATCGACTGAAGCGCCTGCTGCCGCTGTTGAAGCACCGGCCCCTGCCAAACCGGAAACATCTCAGCCCCAGCCCGCATCGGCTGCTCAGCAGCCGGCGGCACAACAGGTACCACCAGGACAATATCCGGGAATGCCTGAAGGAGGCCATTATTATCCACCATACGGAATGCCTTCTTATGGTATGCCCCCTCAGGGAATGCCTGGACAACAGGGAATGCCTTACCCGCAGTCCCCGCCCCCAGCTTCCCAGCCGAACCGGAATGTCAACGTACAGCCGGTCCAGTTTGCCAATCTCAGCGGTAACACATTTGGGAATATTGACGAAAATAATTTGAACTTATTGATGGACATACCCCTAAAAGTGACCGTAGAATTAGGTAGGACCCAGAAGCAAATCAAAGACATTCTTGAAATGTCGCAAGGATCGATCATTGAGCTGGACAAGCTTGCAGGCGAGCCTGTTGATATACTAGTGAACAACAAGCTGATTGCCAAGGGAGAAGTAGTGGTAATCGATGAAAACTTTGGGGTTCGTGTAACGGATATCGTAAGCCAATGGGACCGGGTTCAAAAATTACAATAA
- the fliM gene encoding flagellar motor switch protein FliM, with amino-acid sequence MVDVLSQNEIDALLAALSSGEMDADELKKEETQRKIRSYDFKRAVRFSKDHIRSLTRIHDNFARYLTTYFSAQLRTFVQINVVQVEQLPYDEFIRSIPKMTILNIFEAEPLEGRMVMEVHPNIAFAMLDRLLGGIGTAPSKINALTEIETTIMERIFSRCFESLQEAWKTVLDIEPVMEALETNPQFMQIVSPNETIALISLSTKIGDTTGMINLCIPHVVLEPIMSRLSVHQWFVSEKKARDEQEVEAIRASVNKAQLPIVAELGESRISIAEFLGLNVGDVISLNRTVDTGLSIKVGDKLKFIGSPGMLKDRVAVQIDEIVSEGVEGLDE; translated from the coding sequence ATGGTTGATGTACTTTCGCAAAACGAGATTGATGCCCTGCTTGCCGCTTTATCATCCGGTGAGATGGACGCCGACGAACTAAAAAAAGAGGAAACCCAGCGCAAAATACGCTCATATGATTTTAAACGGGCTGTACGTTTCTCGAAGGATCATATCCGAAGCCTGACCCGGATTCATGATAACTTCGCCCGATATCTGACGACTTATTTCTCGGCACAGTTACGAACTTTTGTACAGATCAATGTCGTTCAGGTGGAGCAGTTGCCTTATGATGAATTCATCCGTTCCATACCCAAGATGACTATATTGAATATTTTTGAAGCTGAGCCCTTGGAAGGTAGAATGGTAATGGAAGTGCACCCGAATATTGCCTTCGCCATGCTTGATCGGCTTCTTGGAGGGATCGGGACGGCTCCTTCCAAAATCAACGCTCTGACTGAAATTGAAACAACTATAATGGAGCGTATATTCAGCAGATGCTTTGAGAGCTTGCAGGAGGCCTGGAAGACGGTGCTGGATATTGAGCCGGTTATGGAAGCGCTGGAGACAAATCCGCAGTTTATGCAGATCGTATCCCCTAATGAAACAATTGCGCTCATTTCACTCAGCACCAAGATCGGGGATACAACGGGCATGATCAATCTATGTATCCCGCACGTTGTACTGGAGCCAATCATGTCCAGATTGTCCGTGCATCAATGGTTTGTATCTGAGAAAAAGGCTAGGGATGAGCAGGAAGTGGAGGCGATTAGAGCCAGCGTCAACAAGGCTCAGCTTCCAATAGTCGCCGAACTGGGGGAATCCAGAATTTCGATAGCCGAGTTCCTCGGCCTTAATGTAGGAGATGTAATCTCACTTAATAGGACCGTTGATACCGGACTATCGATCAAAGTGGGCGACAAGCTGAAGTTTATTGGAAGTCCGGGAATGCTCAAAGACCGGGTAGCCGTGCAAATTGATGAGATTGTCAGCGAAGGAGTTGAAGGACTTGACGAGTAA
- a CDS encoding flagellar basal body-associated FliL family protein, giving the protein MKKMLPWLITILLAITLIVLAAFLLMNKWFSDSSGNAVNDSVSSVETKNLTADEIVAMTSEINEIKTNLADPDYIVSINFAFQLNSESSKEEFEKIKEIKIKPLIIKALADAKPQELNGAAGKDQLCSKLVNIINNTLTDGKLTQVEMTAFVVTTI; this is encoded by the coding sequence ATGAAAAAGATGCTGCCTTGGCTCATCACGATTTTATTGGCGATTACTTTAATCGTGCTGGCCGCTTTTTTACTAATGAACAAATGGTTTTCCGATAGCAGCGGCAACGCGGTTAACGACTCAGTAAGCAGTGTGGAGACAAAGAACTTGACTGCAGATGAAATCGTGGCCATGACTTCGGAAATTAACGAAATAAAAACCAATCTTGCTGATCCCGATTACATCGTTTCTATAAACTTCGCCTTCCAATTGAATTCCGAATCAAGTAAGGAAGAGTTCGAAAAAATCAAGGAAATCAAGATCAAACCGCTTATTATTAAAGCACTGGCCGACGCTAAACCGCAGGAACTGAATGGGGCGGCCGGCAAGGATCAGCTTTGCAGCAAGCTTGTTAATATAATCAACAATACGTTGACAGATGGAAAGCTGACCCAGGTGGAGATGACCGCTTTTGTTGTAACTACTATATAA
- a CDS encoding flagellar FlbD family protein translates to MISVTRLNGSPMWLNALLVEMVEESPDTYITLVTGKRLIVLEKADEVIAKIRDYNKEIGAYSATIKVQTLEELS, encoded by the coding sequence ATGATCTCGGTAACACGTTTAAACGGATCGCCAATGTGGCTGAATGCCCTGCTGGTGGAAATGGTGGAAGAAAGCCCAGATACTTACATCACGCTTGTAACGGGCAAGAGGCTGATCGTTCTTGAAAAAGCCGACGAAGTTATTGCGAAAATCCGTGATTACAATAAGGAAATCGGCGCCTACTCAGCCACCATTAAAGTCCAAACACTGGAGGAGCTTTCATGA
- the flgG gene encoding flagellar basal body rod protein FlgG — protein sequence MLRSMYSGVSGMRGFQTKLDVIGNNIANVNTIGFKSGRVMFKDIMSQTISGVTAPNDDGQGGVNAKQIGLGVSIGSIDTMHLAGSAQTTNNPTDLRIDGDGFFLVNLTGEEATPFLTRAGDFHVDASRNLVTSDGLHVLDSGGAPIVIGEDVTAFSISNDGTIVQTMADGTTQPGVQIGVAKVSNPQGLEKIGGNLYRMTLNANAEGALEPTTANNGEAGTGAIVAGQLEMSNVDLTNEFTEMIVAQRGFQANSRIITTSDEVLQEVVNLKR from the coding sequence ATGTTAAGATCAATGTACTCTGGTGTTTCAGGCATGCGCGGTTTCCAAACCAAGCTGGATGTTATCGGAAACAACATCGCGAATGTGAATACGATCGGTTTCAAATCGGGACGTGTCATGTTCAAAGATATCATGAGCCAGACGATTTCGGGCGTTACCGCGCCAAACGATGACGGACAGGGCGGTGTCAACGCCAAGCAAATCGGACTTGGCGTCAGCATCGGTTCCATTGACACGATGCATCTGGCAGGCAGCGCCCAAACAACCAATAATCCGACCGATCTGCGTATCGACGGAGATGGTTTTTTCCTTGTTAATTTGACTGGCGAGGAAGCGACTCCTTTTCTGACCCGGGCCGGTGACTTTCATGTTGATGCCAGCCGTAACCTGGTTACTTCTGACGGCCTTCATGTGCTGGATTCAGGCGGAGCGCCGATAGTCATTGGAGAGGACGTCACGGCCTTCTCGATTTCCAATGACGGAACCATTGTACAGACAATGGCCGACGGTACAACCCAACCGGGCGTCCAAATCGGCGTCGCTAAAGTCAGCAACCCTCAGGGCCTTGAGAAAATTGGGGGCAATCTGTATCGAATGACTTTGAATGCCAACGCAGAAGGCGCTCTGGAGCCTACAACCGCCAACAATGGCGAAGCAGGCACCGGAGCAATTGTTGCGGGACAATTGGAAATGTCCAATGTCGATCTGACGAATGAATTTACAGAAATGATCGTCGCTCAGCGCGGGTTCCAGGCGAATTCCCGGATTATTACAACATCGGATGAAGTGCTTCAGGAAGTCGTTAATCTGAAACGATAA
- a CDS encoding TIGR02530 family flagellar biosynthesis protein, which yields MNDKMTVGQMFTGVRHPGVLPRSNTVNNNGSSSGSTSFETVLQRNMLKFSNHAAKRLEQRGIQLGSKQLDQISSAVEQAAAKGSKESLILLKDLALIVSVANRTVVTAIDGNSMKDNVFTQIDSAVIIS from the coding sequence ATGAACGATAAAATGACTGTCGGACAGATGTTTACCGGTGTCCGGCATCCGGGCGTGCTGCCGCGTTCAAACACCGTCAATAACAACGGATCTTCATCCGGAAGTACCTCTTTCGAAACCGTACTTCAGCGGAATATGCTGAAATTCAGCAATCATGCTGCGAAGCGGCTGGAGCAGCGAGGGATTCAGCTTGGAAGCAAGCAGCTTGACCAGATCTCTTCGGCCGTAGAACAAGCGGCGGCCAAAGGCAGCAAGGAATCGCTCATTCTGTTGAAAGATTTGGCGCTGATTGTCAGTGTTGCTAACCGTACCGTGGTGACGGCAATAGATGGGAACTCCATGAAGGACAATGTGTTCACCCAAATAGATAGTGCAGTGATCATCTCTTGA
- a CDS encoding flagellar hook capping FlgD N-terminal domain-containing protein, protein MATSNSMISTNNVWPNYSAANVSGSSKGDQTLGKDQFLKILVTQLQNQDPMQPLQDKEFIAQMAQFTSVEQLMNISGQITALNQSLGSVSGLIGKNVSWLDSSTSEQKSGTVDSIVVNDGVQYALVGKDKIALTDITQIKNSDSTSAVDEAGSAGGTAS, encoded by the coding sequence ATGGCAACCTCGAATAGTATGATATCCACAAATAATGTATGGCCCAACTATTCGGCAGCTAACGTCTCGGGCAGCAGTAAGGGCGATCAAACGCTCGGGAAAGACCAATTTCTTAAAATTTTGGTTACACAACTGCAGAATCAGGATCCGATGCAGCCTTTGCAAGACAAGGAATTTATTGCTCAAATGGCTCAATTTACATCTGTTGAGCAGCTTATGAACATCTCCGGCCAGATAACGGCGCTTAATCAGTCGCTTGGCTCGGTTTCAGGTCTAATTGGAAAAAATGTCAGCTGGCTTGACAGCTCCACTTCAGAGCAGAAATCGGGAACGGTGGATTCCATTGTCGTTAACGACGGAGTGCAGTATGCGCTTGTTGGTAAGGACAAGATTGCGCTCACTGATATTACGCAAATTAAAAATAGTGACAGCACCTCGGCGGTGGACGAAGCCGGCAGCGCAGGCGGGACGGCATCATGA